One Glaciihabitans arcticus DNA window includes the following coding sequences:
- a CDS encoding TetR/AcrR family transcriptional regulator, translated as MAIDSTGESARDRTLELLWRSVLGDPTGARGPRQKVTVDQVVEAAIQLADDEGVEAISMRRVAERLGIGAMSLYTYVEGKAELLDLMIDSIVLGMPRLATTHDTLRSRLDALAREDWAHYLSHPWTVQVDTSRPPLGPGSSGRYEYQLQLVDGLGLSDLDMDSIITIVTQFTAGAARVAIDADRVRAASTQSDLEWWEANLPVLERVMGRDDYPLSERVGTAVGELFQSPGNQHHAFEFGLARLLDGIEAYVETR; from the coding sequence ATGGCAATCGATTCCACGGGCGAGAGCGCGCGCGACAGAACCCTCGAACTGCTCTGGCGATCCGTGCTCGGCGACCCAACCGGAGCACGCGGCCCTCGGCAGAAGGTCACCGTCGACCAGGTCGTCGAGGCAGCCATCCAACTGGCCGATGACGAGGGGGTCGAAGCGATCTCGATGCGTCGCGTGGCCGAGCGCCTCGGCATCGGGGCGATGTCGCTCTACACCTACGTTGAGGGAAAGGCCGAGCTGCTCGACCTCATGATCGACAGCATCGTGCTTGGGATGCCCCGACTCGCCACCACCCACGACACCCTCCGGTCGCGCCTCGACGCCCTCGCGCGCGAAGACTGGGCTCACTACCTCAGCCACCCGTGGACCGTGCAGGTCGACACCTCACGTCCGCCGCTCGGCCCCGGAAGCTCGGGCCGCTACGAGTACCAGCTGCAGCTCGTCGACGGCCTCGGCCTGAGCGACCTCGACATGGATTCGATCATCACGATCGTCACGCAGTTCACGGCGGGAGCCGCGCGGGTCGCGATCGACGCGGATCGGGTGCGCGCGGCATCCACACAGAGCGATCTCGAATGGTGGGAGGCGAACCTGCCGGTGCTCGAGCGCGTCATGGGGCGCGACGACTACCCGCTCTCGGAGCGGGTCGGCACCGCGGTCGGCGAGCTTTTCCAGTCGCCGGGCAACCAGCACCACGCGTTCGAGTTCGGCCTGGCCCGGCTGCTCGACGGCATCGAGGCGTACGTCGAGACGCGTTAG
- a CDS encoding aminodeoxychorismate lyase codes for MPHHVLAMLNQPSADAPPHDEDAPAFEFVDPERPQLSAMDLGATRGDGIFESISVGDGKPQALDHHLRRFTSSARKLELPAPDEAAWREAILAAIDELQPGAEAWVKAVLTRGVEGDSRPTGWVYAAHAPDHSRTRIDGVRVVVLDRGYRHDVETTSPWLLAGAKTLSYAVNRAVAREAHRRGADDVIFSSSDGYVLEGPTSTVVFQRGNALLTPGTGLGILDGTTQANLFHYAESLGMTTGFELLTPAELAKGDAAWLVSSVRLAAPIRSLDGVDFPMNPVLSAGMNEYLLSLRH; via the coding sequence ATGCCGCACCACGTTCTGGCCATGCTCAACCAGCCGAGTGCCGACGCTCCGCCGCACGATGAAGACGCCCCGGCGTTCGAATTCGTCGATCCCGAGCGCCCACAACTCAGCGCGATGGACCTCGGTGCGACCCGTGGCGACGGCATCTTCGAGAGCATCAGCGTGGGCGATGGCAAGCCGCAGGCGCTCGACCACCACCTGCGTCGCTTCACGTCATCCGCTCGCAAGCTCGAACTGCCGGCACCGGATGAAGCGGCCTGGCGTGAGGCGATCCTGGCAGCTATCGACGAACTCCAGCCGGGTGCCGAGGCCTGGGTGAAGGCGGTTCTGACGCGCGGTGTGGAGGGCGACAGCCGCCCCACCGGCTGGGTCTACGCGGCACACGCGCCCGACCACTCCCGCACCCGCATCGACGGTGTTCGTGTGGTGGTGCTCGACCGCGGCTACCGCCACGACGTGGAGACCACCTCGCCCTGGCTGCTGGCCGGCGCGAAGACGCTCAGCTACGCGGTCAACCGTGCCGTCGCCCGCGAGGCCCACCGCCGTGGAGCGGACGACGTGATCTTCTCGAGCTCAGACGGCTACGTGCTCGAGGGCCCGACGTCGACCGTGGTGTTCCAGCGCGGCAATGCGCTGCTCACGCCCGGTACCGGCCTCGGCATCCTCGATGGCACGACCCAGGCGAACCTGTTCCACTACGCGGAATCACTCGGCATGACGACCGGCTTCGAGTTGCTCACCCCTGCCGAGCTCGCGAAGGGGGATGCCGCCTGGCTCGTCTCGAGCGTGCGCCTAGCGGCCCCGATCCGCTCGCTCGACGGCGTGGACTTCCCGATGAACCCGGTCCTTTCGGCGGGCATGAACGAGTACCTGCTGTCACTGCGGCATTAG
- a CDS encoding amino-acid N-acetyltransferase codes for MTTPFSIRPAITADIPYIQSLVEPLVNKRILLGKDLVVLYEAVQEFRIAVDADGTPIGCGALHVMWHDLAEVRTLAVAPAFLGQGVGRAILERIETDALALGLSRLFCLTFEVEFFSRNGFAAISDDIVQPDVFAQLSLSPDEGVAEFLDLSRVKQNTLGNTRMLKVIA; via the coding sequence GTGACGACCCCCTTCAGCATCCGCCCGGCGATCACGGCGGACATCCCGTACATCCAGTCCCTGGTCGAGCCGCTCGTCAACAAGCGCATCCTGCTCGGCAAGGACCTCGTGGTGCTGTACGAGGCGGTGCAGGAGTTCCGCATCGCCGTTGACGCCGACGGCACCCCGATCGGCTGCGGGGCACTGCACGTAATGTGGCACGACCTGGCCGAGGTGCGAACGCTGGCCGTTGCACCGGCGTTTCTGGGCCAGGGGGTGGGCCGCGCCATCCTCGAAAGAATCGAGACCGACGCGCTCGCGCTGGGTCTCAGCCGACTGTTCTGTCTCACCTTCGAGGTCGAGTTCTTCTCGCGCAACGGTTTCGCGGCGATCAGTGACGACATCGTGCAGCCGGATGTGTTCGCCCAGCTCTCGCTCTCGCCCGATGAGGGTGTCGCGGAGTTCCTCGACCTGTCGCGCGTCAAGCAGAACACCCTCGGCAACACCCGCATGCTCAAAGTGATCGCATAA
- a CDS encoding SDR family oxidoreductase, with protein sequence MSRTIVVTGAASGIGKTTAELLQSRGDTVIGVDLKGTDVNVDLTTPEGRTALVDQVRELSGGSIDGILAVAGLAHPIPATVGVNFFGMVATLEGLRPLLAGSDAPRAAGVASMASLHPSDDELVAAMTAGDEAAALARAEVLAGDGATGQLIYGSTKKAFAQWIRRNAPTDDWAAAGIPLNAIAPGVIVTPMTAPLLETEEGREQIRAGVPMPLNGFAEAIVPARLLAWLVSEENSHLCGQVVFIDGGSDAVIRGDSTW encoded by the coding sequence ATGAGCAGGACCATAGTTGTCACCGGCGCGGCATCCGGAATCGGAAAGACCACGGCCGAGCTGCTGCAGAGCCGAGGCGACACGGTCATCGGCGTCGACCTCAAGGGCACCGACGTGAACGTCGACCTCACGACCCCCGAGGGCCGCACCGCACTCGTCGACCAGGTGCGCGAGTTATCCGGCGGCTCGATCGACGGCATCCTCGCCGTCGCCGGCCTCGCCCACCCGATTCCCGCGACCGTGGGCGTCAACTTCTTCGGAATGGTCGCGACGCTCGAGGGCCTGCGCCCGCTTCTTGCCGGTTCGGATGCTCCCCGCGCCGCCGGCGTAGCTTCCATGGCAAGCCTGCACCCGTCTGACGACGAGCTGGTCGCGGCAATGACCGCTGGCGATGAAGCCGCCGCGCTCGCACGCGCGGAGGTTCTCGCCGGCGACGGCGCGACCGGGCAGCTCATCTACGGGTCGACCAAGAAGGCCTTCGCGCAGTGGATCCGCCGCAACGCCCCTACGGATGACTGGGCCGCGGCGGGCATCCCGCTCAACGCGATCGCGCCCGGAGTCATCGTCACCCCGATGACGGCACCGCTGCTCGAGACCGAGGAGGGCCGCGAACAGATCCGCGCGGGAGTGCCCATGCCGCTCAACGGCTTCGCCGAGGCCATCGTGCCGGCGCGACTGCTCGCGTGGCTCGTCAGCGAGGAGAACTCGCACCTGTGCGGCCAGGTCGTGTTCATCGACGGCGGCTCAGACGCAGTGATCCGCGGCGACTCGACCTGGTAA
- a CDS encoding MarR family winged helix-turn-helix transcriptional regulator: MSTESEPQLHYRSAVVENITTLLNIWMSPRFQHDIVAERHRAMSGLEIRILWTLSSMGPARTADMAETLDIGAPAVSKAIAKLDASGLITREPSATDQRSHTLHLSAEGRRAAQELYDVGDAMVTEIFTDWDAADVSQLSTLLARFVAESEGYARRIHRDDAH; encoded by the coding sequence GTGAGTACCGAGTCCGAGCCGCAGCTGCACTACCGCTCGGCCGTCGTCGAGAACATCACCACGCTGCTCAATATCTGGATGTCCCCTCGCTTCCAGCACGACATCGTGGCCGAGCGACACCGGGCGATGAGCGGGCTCGAGATCCGCATCCTCTGGACCCTCAGCTCGATGGGGCCTGCCCGCACCGCGGACATGGCCGAGACCCTCGACATCGGAGCTCCCGCCGTGAGCAAGGCGATCGCCAAGCTCGATGCGTCCGGGCTCATCACCCGCGAGCCGAGCGCTACCGACCAGCGCTCGCACACCCTGCACCTCTCCGCCGAGGGACGGCGCGCGGCGCAGGAACTCTACGACGTCGGCGACGCGATGGTCACCGAGATCTTCACCGACTGGGACGCGGCAGATGTCTCCCAGCTCAGCACCCTGCTCGCACGGTTCGTCGCCGAGTCGGAGGGGTACGCGCGGCGGATTCATCGCGACGACGCTCACTAG
- a CDS encoding ATP-binding cassette domain-containing protein, which yields MTDHALVAAGLHKRYGATAALDGFDLAIERGTIHGLLGPNGAGKSTAVRALATLVDYDDGTATIDGFDVRSQGAKVRQRIGLVGQSAAVDEILGGRQNLVMFGRLYGLSTRAATVRADELLERFGLSEAARKPVSGYSGGMRRRLDIAASLIQTPAVLFLDEPTTGLDPRGRNEVWEVVRRIRDEGTTVLLTTQYLDEADQLASRISVMNAGAVIAEGAPAELKREVGRDVLVVVVTDGGRVHEASTILDRVGDGPVSIDPDERQVSVPARGGSAALVGALRELDARRIEVEDIALRRPTLDEVFLTLTAPEVHA from the coding sequence ATGACCGACCATGCACTCGTCGCGGCAGGATTGCACAAACGGTACGGCGCGACCGCGGCGCTTGACGGCTTCGATCTCGCTATCGAACGTGGAACAATCCACGGGCTGCTCGGGCCGAACGGCGCGGGCAAGAGCACGGCCGTGCGAGCGCTCGCGACCCTCGTCGACTACGACGACGGAACGGCGACGATCGACGGCTTCGACGTGCGCAGCCAGGGCGCGAAGGTGCGCCAGCGCATCGGGCTCGTTGGGCAGAGCGCGGCCGTCGACGAGATCCTCGGCGGGCGGCAGAACCTGGTGATGTTCGGGCGTCTCTATGGACTCAGCACCCGAGCGGCAACGGTACGCGCCGACGAACTGCTCGAGCGCTTCGGCCTGAGCGAGGCGGCTCGCAAACCGGTCTCCGGCTATTCGGGCGGGATGAGGCGACGGCTGGACATCGCGGCGAGCCTGATCCAGACGCCCGCCGTGCTGTTCCTCGACGAGCCCACGACCGGGCTCGACCCGCGCGGGCGCAACGAGGTTTGGGAGGTGGTGCGCCGCATTCGCGACGAGGGCACAACCGTGCTGCTCACCACCCAGTACCTCGATGAGGCCGACCAGCTGGCAAGCCGCATCTCGGTCATGAACGCCGGCGCCGTGATCGCCGAGGGTGCCCCTGCCGAGCTGAAACGCGAGGTGGGCCGGGACGTGCTCGTGGTGGTCGTCACCGACGGTGGACGGGTGCACGAGGCATCCACGATTCTCGATCGCGTCGGCGATGGGCCGGTCAGCATCGACCCGGACGAGCGGCAGGTGTCGGTGCCCGCGCGCGGCGGATCGGCCGCCCTCGTCGGAGCGCTGCGCGAACTCGACGCCCGGCGCATCGAGGTCGAGGACATCGCGCTGCGCCGCCCCACACTCGACGAAGTATTCCTGACCCTGACCGCACCGGAGGTACACGCATGA
- a CDS encoding dehydrogenase yields MAELTEPDLAAALEAKDATAVAFAIRNGLVTVPLLEVEEGADQVRVFRRDDADKYMLLLFSSPASYAAMLPGEDDPRSESYDRAALREYLEANLGVLESVWFDVAGPHPMQADPADILAALSI; encoded by the coding sequence GTGGCCGAACTCACCGAACCCGACCTCGCCGCCGCCCTCGAGGCGAAGGATGCCACGGCCGTCGCCTTTGCCATCCGAAACGGCCTCGTGACCGTGCCCCTGCTCGAAGTCGAGGAGGGCGCCGACCAGGTGCGCGTGTTCCGCCGTGACGACGCGGACAAGTACATGCTGCTGCTGTTCTCCTCGCCCGCCTCATACGCCGCGATGCTGCCCGGGGAGGATGACCCCCGCTCCGAGTCGTACGACCGTGCCGCGCTGCGCGAATACCTCGAGGCCAACCTCGGAGTGCTCGAGTCGGTGTGGTTCGATGTCGCCGGCCCCCACCCGATGCAGGCGGACCCGGCCGACATCCTCGCCGCCCTCTCGATCTAG
- a CDS encoding pirin family protein, with protein sequence MSNLEKHPIEQALDDAPLTPAPVTILEPRDVPLGGPRAMSVRRTLPQRSRSLIGPWCFVDHYGPDLVAEKGGMVVPPHPHTGLQTVSWLFAGEIEHRDGVGSHAMVRPGELNLMTAGSGIAHSEVSTAATTVLHGAQLWLALPDDSRHSAPMFEHYVPEPVAFGDATVRVFLGSLVGSTSTAHAFSPLVGAQLDLPAGATIDLPVESGFEHGVLLDAGDLSVDGEPLAPSHLAFLEAGASTIRLQAGARDARLLLIGGAPFGERILMWWNFIGRTHEEIVEYRADWQAGASRFAPVLGYDGSRLPAPELPGVRLRPRD encoded by the coding sequence GTGAGCAACCTCGAGAAGCATCCCATCGAGCAGGCACTGGATGACGCCCCCCTCACGCCCGCCCCCGTCACCATCCTCGAACCGCGGGACGTTCCCCTCGGCGGGCCGCGCGCGATGTCGGTTCGCCGCACACTGCCGCAGCGCTCCCGCTCCCTCATCGGCCCCTGGTGCTTCGTCGACCACTACGGCCCCGACCTCGTGGCCGAGAAGGGCGGCATGGTCGTGCCGCCGCATCCGCACACGGGTCTGCAGACGGTGAGCTGGCTGTTCGCCGGCGAGATCGAGCACCGCGACGGCGTCGGCAGCCACGCCATGGTGCGCCCGGGCGAGCTGAACCTCATGACGGCCGGCAGTGGCATCGCCCACTCGGAGGTCTCCACCGCGGCAACGACCGTGCTGCACGGCGCCCAGCTCTGGCTGGCGCTGCCCGACGACTCGCGTCACTCTGCACCCATGTTCGAGCATTACGTGCCCGAACCCGTCGCGTTCGGGGATGCCACGGTGCGGGTCTTCCTCGGATCCCTCGTCGGCAGCACGTCGACCGCCCACGCCTTCAGTCCGCTCGTCGGCGCGCAACTCGACCTGCCGGCCGGTGCCACGATCGACCTGCCCGTCGAATCCGGCTTCGAGCACGGGGTGCTGCTCGACGCGGGAGACCTGAGCGTCGACGGCGAGCCGCTGGCGCCCTCGCACCTCGCGTTTCTGGAGGCAGGGGCATCCACCATTCGCCTGCAGGCTGGTGCTCGGGATGCCCGGCTCCTGCTCATCGGAGGCGCACCGTTCGGCGAGCGCATCCTCATGTGGTGGAACTTCATCGGTCGCACGCACGAGGAGATCGTCGAGTACCGCGCCGACTGGCAGGCGGGGGCGTCGCGTTTCGCGCCGGTGCTCGGCTACGACGGGTCGCGGCTGCCGGCACCCGAGCTGCCCGGCGTCAGGCTGCGTCCCCGCGACTAG
- a CDS encoding ATP-dependent Clp protease ATP-binding subunit, with protein sequence MFERFTDRARRVVVLAQEEAKMLNHNYIGTEHILLGLIHEGEGVAAKALESLGISLDAVREQVQDIIGQGQQQPTGHIPFTPRAKKVLELSLREALQLGHNYIGTEHILLGLIREGEGVAAQVLVKLGADLNRVRQQVIQLLSGYQGKEAVAVGGNDAAPDKGSQILDQFGRNLTQAARDGKLDPVIGREKEAERVMQILSRRSKNNPVLIGEPGVGKTAVVEGLAQAIVKGDVPETLKDKQLYSLDLGSLIAGSRYRGDFEERLKKVTKEIRTRGDIIVFIDEIHTLVGAGAAEGAIDAASILKPLLARGELQTIGATTLDEYRKHFEKDAALERRFQPVQVHEPTIPHTINILKGLRDKYEAFHKVSITDGAIVAAANLADRYVADRFLPDKAIDLLDEAGARLRLSVLSAPPELREFDEKIAGVRGQKEGAIEDQDFEKAASLRDEEKKLLGERLRLEKQWKSGDVGISGTVDEGLIAEVLAQATGIPVFKLTEEESSRLIFMEKALHMRVIGQEEAISVLAKTIRRTRAGLKDPKRPSGSFIFAGPTGVGKTELAKALAEFLFDDENALISLDMSEYGEKHTVSRLFGAPPGFVGFEEGGQLTEKVRRKPFSVVLFDEIEKAHPDIFNSLLQILEEGRLTDGQGRVVDFKNTVIIMTTNLGTKDITGTPIGFTSSTDTATGYDRMRGKVVEELKKHFKPEFLNRVDETIVFPQLSPEELLQIVDLFMKRLSERLMDRDLTIELTLAAKEQLIKVGFDPSLGARPLRRAVQHEIEDALSEKILHGELSAGDHVHADFVEGKFVFTTSRQLGAVEPEAITAEV encoded by the coding sequence ATGTTTGAACGTTTTACAGACCGCGCTCGTCGCGTAGTTGTTTTGGCCCAGGAAGAGGCCAAGATGCTCAACCACAACTACATCGGCACGGAGCACATCCTGCTGGGCCTCATCCACGAGGGTGAAGGCGTCGCTGCTAAGGCGCTCGAGTCGCTGGGCATCTCGCTCGACGCCGTGCGCGAGCAGGTGCAGGACATCATCGGCCAGGGTCAGCAGCAGCCGACCGGCCACATCCCCTTCACGCCTCGGGCGAAGAAGGTTCTCGAGCTGTCTCTGCGCGAAGCGCTGCAGCTCGGCCACAACTACATCGGCACCGAGCACATCCTGCTCGGTCTGATCCGCGAGGGCGAGGGCGTCGCAGCCCAGGTTCTCGTGAAGCTCGGCGCCGACCTCAACCGCGTGCGCCAGCAGGTCATCCAGCTGCTGTCCGGCTACCAGGGCAAGGAAGCTGTCGCCGTCGGCGGCAACGACGCTGCACCCGACAAGGGTTCGCAGATCCTCGACCAGTTCGGCCGCAACCTCACCCAGGCTGCCCGCGACGGCAAGCTCGACCCCGTGATCGGCCGTGAGAAGGAGGCGGAGCGGGTCATGCAGATCCTTTCGCGCCGCTCCAAGAACAACCCGGTCCTGATCGGTGAGCCCGGAGTCGGCAAGACCGCCGTCGTCGAGGGTCTCGCGCAGGCCATCGTCAAGGGCGATGTGCCCGAGACGCTCAAGGACAAGCAGCTCTACTCGCTCGACCTCGGTTCGCTTATCGCCGGAAGCCGCTACCGCGGTGACTTCGAGGAGCGCCTGAAGAAGGTCACCAAGGAGATCCGCACGCGCGGCGACATCATCGTCTTCATCGACGAGATCCACACCCTCGTGGGTGCGGGCGCCGCAGAGGGCGCCATTGACGCTGCCTCGATCCTGAAGCCGCTGCTCGCCCGTGGTGAGCTGCAGACGATCGGTGCGACCACGCTCGACGAGTACCGCAAGCACTTCGAGAAGGACGCCGCACTCGAGCGCCGCTTCCAGCCCGTGCAGGTGCACGAGCCCACCATCCCCCACACGATCAACATCCTCAAGGGACTGCGCGACAAGTACGAGGCCTTCCACAAGGTCTCCATCACCGACGGTGCGATCGTGGCTGCGGCCAACCTCGCCGACCGGTACGTCGCCGACCGCTTCCTTCCGGACAAGGCGATCGACCTGCTGGATGAAGCGGGCGCCCGTCTCCGTCTCTCCGTGCTCTCGGCTCCCCCCGAGCTGCGCGAGTTCGACGAGAAGATCGCCGGAGTCCGTGGCCAGAAGGAGGGCGCCATCGAGGACCAGGACTTCGAGAAGGCGGCTTCGCTTCGGGATGAGGAGAAGAAGCTGCTCGGCGAGCGTCTCCGTCTCGAGAAGCAGTGGAAGTCCGGCGACGTCGGCATCAGCGGAACCGTTGACGAAGGTCTCATTGCCGAGGTACTGGCGCAGGCGACCGGAATCCCGGTATTCAAGCTGACCGAGGAGGAGTCCTCGCGACTCATCTTCATGGAGAAGGCGCTGCACATGCGCGTCATCGGCCAGGAAGAGGCCATCTCGGTGCTGGCTAAAACCATTCGTAGAACCCGTGCCGGCCTCAAGGACCCGAAGCGCCCGAGCGGTTCGTTCATCTTCGCCGGCCCGACCGGTGTGGGTAAGACGGAGCTCGCCAAGGCACTTGCCGAGTTCCTGTTCGACGACGAGAACGCGCTCATCTCCCTCGACATGTCGGAGTACGGCGAGAAGCACACGGTCTCGCGACTGTTCGGTGCTCCTCCCGGATTCGTCGGCTTCGAAGAGGGCGGACAGCTCACCGAGAAGGTGCGCCGCAAGCCGTTCTCCGTGGTGCTGTTCGACGAGATCGAGAAGGCTCACCCCGACATCTTCAACTCGCTCCTCCAGATCCTGGAAGAGGGACGCCTGACGGATGGCCAGGGTCGTGTCGTCGACTTCAAGAACACCGTGATCATCATGACCACGAACCTCGGAACCAAGGACATCACGGGAACGCCGATCGGCTTCACGTCGTCGACCGACACCGCGACCGGTTACGACCGAATGCGTGGCAAGGTCGTCGAGGAGCTGAAGAAGCACTTCAAGCCCGAGTTCCTGAACCGCGTTGACGAGACCATCGTCTTCCCGCAGCTCAGCCCCGAAGAACTGCTGCAGATCGTCGACCTGTTCATGAAGCGTCTCAGCGAGCGTCTGATGGACCGCGACCTCACGATCGAGCTCACGCTCGCCGCGAAGGAGCAGCTCATCAAGGTCGGGTTCGACCCGTCGCTCGGTGCGCGTCCCCTGCGTCGTGCGGTCCAGCACGAGATCGAGGATGCGCTCAGCGAGAAGATCCTGCACGGAGAGCTCAGCGCGGGCGACCACGTTCACGCCGACTTCGTCGAGGGCAAGTTCGTCTTCACGACGAGCCGCCAGCTCGGTGCGGTCGAGCCGGAGGCCATCACCGCCGAGGTGTAG
- a CDS encoding ABC transporter permease — protein sequence MTAIRNSWIITQRDLLHWVRQPALPIFGVVFNIMILLMFAFLFGGAIEVPGADRGSYIAFLLPGMFALTMLFGLESTMAAMSDDAQKGVTDRFRSMPIGASAVVGGRAGADVLYSALSLAVLIVGGLLIGWRVESDLLSALAAVALLLWLRFALLWVGIFLGLFVRGAGATSAVQVLVWPLGFISNVFVAPETMPAWLAPIADWNPISATATAARQLFGNPTGVTQNWFSENSITLAIVGPLVITLIFLPLSAIAYRRLKR from the coding sequence ATGACCGCGATACGCAACAGCTGGATCATCACTCAGCGGGACCTGCTGCACTGGGTGCGGCAACCCGCCCTGCCCATCTTCGGGGTGGTGTTCAACATCATGATCCTCCTGATGTTCGCGTTCCTTTTCGGGGGGGCGATCGAGGTGCCCGGTGCGGACCGCGGCTCCTACATCGCCTTTCTGCTGCCCGGGATGTTCGCGCTCACCATGCTGTTCGGACTCGAATCGACCATGGCCGCCATGTCTGATGACGCCCAGAAGGGTGTGACCGACCGCTTCCGCTCGATGCCGATCGGGGCGTCCGCGGTGGTCGGTGGGCGCGCGGGGGCAGACGTGCTCTACTCGGCGCTGAGCCTGGCCGTGCTCATCGTGGGTGGGCTGCTCATCGGCTGGAGGGTGGAGAGCGATCTGCTCTCCGCGCTTGCCGCTGTCGCCCTGCTGCTCTGGCTGCGGTTCGCGCTGTTGTGGGTGGGGATCTTCCTCGGGCTGTTCGTGCGGGGTGCCGGCGCGACCAGCGCCGTGCAGGTGCTCGTCTGGCCCCTCGGCTTCATCTCCAATGTGTTCGTAGCTCCGGAGACGATGCCTGCGTGGCTCGCACCGATCGCCGACTGGAACCCGATCTCGGCCACGGCGACCGCTGCCCGCCAGCTCTTCGGCAACCCGACCGGTGTCACGCAGAACTGGTTCAGCGAGAACTCGATCACGCTCGCGATAGTCGGGCCGCTCGTCATCACCCTGATCTTCCTGCCCCTCTCCGCCATCGCCTATCGGAGGCTGAAGCGGTAG
- a CDS encoding helix-turn-helix domain-containing protein, with the protein MGDEDPTGIECRLDELLSERGMTLTRLSEIVDVSVVNLSVLKNDRARAIRFSTLLAICEALDCEVGDLLVRAQL; encoded by the coding sequence GTGGGCGACGAGGATCCCACCGGCATCGAGTGCCGCCTCGACGAGTTGCTATCCGAGCGCGGGATGACGTTGACCCGCCTCTCCGAGATCGTCGACGTGAGTGTGGTCAACCTGAGTGTCCTGAAGAATGACCGGGCACGCGCCATCCGGTTCTCGACTCTCCTTGCCATCTGCGAGGCACTCGACTGCGAGGTGGGCGACCTGCTGGTGCGCGCTCAGCTGTAG
- a CDS encoding DUF6609 family protein, with product MDLFTNMPEYFPLMRGGGAFLALIGLGIVVGAFGGRRWRLVLLIVGAGLGIAAMAVGGATRVIFAGLPYPAIWQWVVLGAAFAIEMLLVNIVLRKVPDVTSHAFWMWILFIVGAHFLVLGASHGPICAVLAVACMINALIGLRFPAVDLRVFWAVDGVLKITAGVTMVVVSYS from the coding sequence ATGGACCTGTTCACGAACATGCCCGAGTACTTCCCGCTGATGCGCGGCGGCGGTGCCTTCCTCGCCCTGATCGGCCTCGGCATCGTGGTCGGCGCGTTCGGTGGTCGCCGCTGGCGGCTGGTGCTGCTCATCGTCGGGGCGGGCCTGGGCATCGCCGCGATGGCCGTAGGCGGGGCGACCAGGGTGATCTTCGCGGGACTGCCGTATCCCGCGATCTGGCAGTGGGTGGTTCTCGGCGCGGCCTTCGCCATCGAGATGCTGCTCGTGAACATCGTGCTGCGCAAGGTACCGGATGTCACATCCCACGCCTTCTGGATGTGGATCCTGTTCATCGTCGGCGCCCACTTCCTCGTGCTGGGCGCGAGCCACGGCCCCATCTGCGCGGTGCTCGCCGTCGCGTGCATGATCAACGCGCTCATCGGGCTGCGTTTCCCGGCCGTCGACCTCCGCGTCTTCTGGGCGGTGGACGGCGTGCTCAAGATCACGGCCGGCGTCACGATGGTCGTGGTCAGCTACAGCTGA